The Methanobacterium formicicum genome includes a region encoding these proteins:
- the frhD gene encoding coenzyme F420-reducing hydrogenase, FrhD protein: MPYSAEIIVVGCGNILFADDGFGPEVIKALGEYSKEDPLPDNVMLIDAGTGGPHFVFSLPHEEWKKMIVVDVVQFNAEPGTVRKFSVDEIPKGSYENVHSWPVNQPLHDLAEVCEVMVIGCKPEHISAPDVEMGLTKSVEDAIPKAIEMILKEIRG, encoded by the coding sequence ATGCCATACAGTGCAGAGATAATAGTGGTCGGATGCGGAAACATCCTTTTTGCCGATGATGGATTCGGCCCTGAAGTAATAAAGGCACTTGGAGAATACTCTAAGGAAGACCCCCTACCAGATAATGTCATGTTAATCGATGCTGGTACCGGTGGCCCACACTTCGTGTTCAGCCTTCCTCATGAAGAATGGAAGAAGATGATAGTGGTGGATGTGGTACAGTTTAATGCAGAGCCCGGTACAGTTCGTAAATTCAGTGTTGACGAAATACCCAAAGGTTCCTACGAAAACGTGCATTCATGGCCAGTTAACCAACCATTACATGATCTAGCAGAAGTTTGCGAAGTTATGGTGATTGGATGCAAGCCAGAACATATCTCTGCCCCCGATGTGGAAATGGGGTTAACTAAAAGTGTGGAAGATGCCATTCCCAAGGCCATTGAAATGATATTAAAGGAAATAAGGGGTTAG
- the frhG gene encoding coenzyme F420 hydrogenase subunit gamma: MEAKPDKKASKEEVEKVAEEKAKPRIGYIHLSGCTGDGMSLTENYDILAPLLTDMVDIVYGQTLVDLWEMPEMDIALVEGSVCLQDEHSLHELKEVREKAGLVVAFGSCAATGCFTRYSRGGQQAQPNHESFVPIADLVKVDLAIPGCPPSPEIIAKTVVAVLNGDMDYLQPMMDLAGYTEACGCDLQLKVVNQALCIGCGTCAMACQTRAVSMTNGRPEVNSDRCIKCGVCYVQCPRSWWPAERINKDLGL; the protein is encoded by the coding sequence ATGGAGGCAAAACCTGACAAAAAAGCTTCTAAAGAGGAGGTTGAAAAAGTGGCTGAAGAAAAAGCTAAACCAAGAATAGGATACATTCACCTGAGTGGATGTACCGGAGATGGAATGTCGTTAACCGAAAACTACGACATCCTAGCACCTTTACTAACAGATATGGTGGATATAGTTTATGGACAAACCCTGGTAGACCTGTGGGAAATGCCTGAAATGGACATAGCCCTGGTTGAAGGATCAGTATGTCTACAGGATGAACACAGTTTACATGAACTTAAGGAAGTACGGGAAAAAGCAGGCTTAGTAGTGGCTTTCGGTTCCTGTGCAGCAACCGGTTGTTTCACCCGATATTCCCGAGGAGGACAGCAGGCACAGCCTAACCATGAATCATTTGTGCCAATCGCTGATCTGGTTAAAGTGGATCTGGCCATACCTGGCTGCCCACCATCCCCAGAAATAATCGCCAAAACAGTAGTAGCTGTACTTAATGGTGATATGGATTACTTACAGCCTATGATGGACCTGGCTGGTTACACCGAAGCATGTGGCTGTGATTTACAGCTAAAAGTTGTAAACCAGGCTCTCTGTATAGGATGTGGAACCTGTGCCATGGCCTGTCAGACCAGAGCTGTGAGTATGACCAATGGAAGACCCGAAGTAAACAGTGACCGCTGTATTAAATGTGGAGTCTGCTACGTGCAGTGCCCACGAAGCTGGTGGCCTGCTGAAAGGATCAACAAGGATCTAGGGTTATAG
- the frhB gene encoding coenzyme F420 hydrogenase subunit beta yields MVLGTYKEVVAARSTDKQIQKLAQDGGIVSGLFCYALDEKLIDGAVVAGPSDVMWKPEPMVAMSSDEILAAAGTKYTFSPNVWMLKKAVRQYGLEKVGTVAIPCQSMGIRKMQSYPFGVRFLADKIALMLGIFCMENFPYESLRTFISEKAGVDFDLVEKMDIGKGKFWIETADQTLSIPLKETHGYEQNGCKVCLDYVAELADVSTGSVGTPDGWSTVFVRTDAGETVFKQAVEAGVIETKPMDDVKPGLGLLEKLATDKKTKAMKVIDERKAMGLPVPFKGSAEKEDPLANV; encoded by the coding sequence ATGGTATTAGGAACCTACAAAGAAGTTGTTGCAGCAAGATCAACTGACAAACAGATCCAAAAACTAGCCCAAGATGGAGGTATAGTATCTGGTCTATTCTGCTATGCCCTGGATGAAAAACTCATCGACGGTGCAGTAGTAGCTGGACCATCTGATGTCATGTGGAAACCAGAACCTATGGTAGCCATGTCTTCTGATGAGATATTGGCCGCCGCAGGAACCAAATACACCTTCTCCCCTAATGTATGGATGCTGAAAAAAGCAGTCCGACAGTATGGTCTAGAGAAAGTTGGTACCGTAGCCATACCCTGCCAGAGCATGGGAATCCGAAAAATGCAATCATATCCATTCGGAGTAAGATTCTTAGCAGATAAAATCGCCCTAATGCTGGGTATTTTCTGTATGGAAAACTTCCCTTACGAATCTCTGCGTACTTTCATCTCAGAGAAAGCAGGTGTTGACTTCGACTTAGTGGAAAAAATGGATATAGGCAAAGGTAAATTCTGGATTGAAACTGCCGACCAAACTCTGAGCATCCCACTCAAAGAAACTCATGGATACGAACAGAACGGATGTAAAGTCTGTCTGGATTACGTAGCAGAACTAGCTGATGTATCCACTGGTTCAGTGGGAACCCCAGACGGTTGGTCCACAGTCTTCGTCAGAACCGATGCCGGTGAAACCGTATTCAAACAGGCAGTTGAAGCTGGAGTCATTGAAACCAAACCAATGGATGATGTGAAACCAGGTTTAGGCCTACTGGAAAAACTGGCCACCGACAAGAAAACCAAAGCCATGAAGGTAATTGATGAAAGGAAAGCCATGGGCTTACCTGTACCTTTCAAAGGCAGTGCTGAAAAAGAAGACCCACTAGCTAATGTATAA
- a CDS encoding tetratricopeptide repeat protein encodes MEIIFLIGGALFLAYAGVLMLYYNIHSKEKKNRPQKLIAKGVMSHRRGVYEKAYAYFKIAYEYSEKNHDYYNMAEALYHIGLVCQEQNDVENARYFFEKAYQIYYENDEEGGIDKTQLSLNSLR; translated from the coding sequence ATGGAAATAATTTTTTTAATTGGTGGGGCGTTGTTTTTAGCCTATGCGGGGGTGCTGATGCTGTACTACAACATTCATTCTAAAGAAAAGAAGAATAGACCACAAAAACTAATTGCTAAAGGGGTGATGAGCCACAGGAGGGGGGTTTATGAGAAAGCCTATGCTTATTTTAAAATTGCCTATGAATATTCTGAAAAGAACCATGATTATTATAACATGGCCGAAGCACTTTATCACATAGGATTAGTCTGCCAAGAGCAAAACGATGTTGAAAATGCCCGCTACTTTTTTGAAAAGGCTTACCAGATCTACTATGAAAATGATGAAGAAGGAGGAATCGATAAAACCCAACTCTCCTTAAATTCTTTACGATAA
- a CDS encoding zinc-ribbon domain-containing protein has protein sequence MSQNEISSTNMIFCSGCGAKNPSNAMFCMECGTKMVHPSENGRKDSSEEEMKSLGLAPAESYALLHIDSPNISTDNTHGKELLKLTMKDLLARKVIKINSREEKGFLSKKMVNRVSKGENFNQDLKPYQEVFTKPLGKNQELEIKKYFKNILKQFRSRLTGPLFYKYKNDFVMPVLIEKGYVILTEKKGMLSNAKYALTEEGIRVKDRINDLFIDSDNLLNWMDSNPEKAKAFLSAVGTHIFILPYDRGQLQLLKNRLANVKTKTSKFYPYLLYPLSVGVGMKLGINSSKKKEDLLDFDNTVDWFDWDVLDAFEDFEMDSFDDVFDSFEDICDSFEVADGNDW, from the coding sequence ATGTCACAGAATGAGATTTCCTCTACTAATATGATTTTTTGCAGTGGATGTGGTGCTAAAAACCCTTCCAATGCCATGTTCTGCATGGAATGTGGAACGAAGATGGTTCATCCTTCTGAAAATGGCAGAAAAGATTCATCTGAGGAGGAAATGAAATCTTTGGGACTTGCACCTGCTGAATCCTATGCTTTGTTGCACATTGATTCTCCCAATATATCCACAGATAACACTCATGGGAAAGAATTGTTAAAATTAACCATGAAGGATCTTCTGGCCCGTAAAGTCATTAAAATAAATTCACGGGAAGAAAAAGGTTTTTTGTCTAAAAAAATGGTCAACAGGGTAAGTAAGGGAGAAAATTTTAACCAGGACCTAAAACCCTACCAAGAAGTTTTCACCAAACCACTGGGTAAAAATCAGGAACTAGAAATAAAAAAATACTTTAAAAATATACTAAAACAGTTCCGGTCTCGTTTAACCGGTCCCTTATTTTATAAATACAAAAATGATTTTGTAATGCCTGTTTTAATTGAAAAAGGATACGTAATATTAACAGAAAAGAAGGGAATGTTGTCTAATGCAAAATATGCTTTAACTGAAGAAGGTATTCGAGTTAAAGATAGAATAAATGATCTATTCATTGATTCCGATAATTTGTTAAATTGGATGGACTCCAATCCAGAAAAAGCTAAAGCTTTCCTAAGTGCAGTAGGTACCCATATATTTATCTTACCCTATGACCGTGGTCAACTGCAACTGTTAAAAAATAGACTGGCCAATGTTAAAACCAAAACATCAAAATTCTACCCTTACCTGTTGTATCCCCTTTCTGTGGGGGTGGGAATGAAATTAGGTATAAATTCTTCTAAAAAAAAGGAAGACCTTCTGGATTTTGATAATACCGTGGATTGGTTTGACTGGGATGTTCTAGATGCATTTGAAGATTTTGAAATGGATTCATTTGATGATGTTTTTGATTCCTTTGAGGATATATGCGATTCCTTTGAAGTTGCAGATGGAAATGATTGGTGA
- the map gene encoding type II methionyl aminopeptidase has product MIEMYQKAGKIVKDVRELAVSEVHEGMKVLSLVNLIESEIIKRGGFPAFPCNISINEVTAHYTSPAGDETILKDGDLVKIDLGAHVDGFIADSATSVIIGSGDGHYQSGDKVYTLEKQTKLIETANQALEVAISNVRAGAEVGKIGEAVEEYVKSQGLLPVANLTGHSMDQWILHSGLSIPNVKEQNHHQLEEGDILAIEPFVTDGIGVVGDMKDTFIFRFLRDRPLRLAPARKLLEVIKLKYANLPFAQRWLNEEPGIRQLKPAMRQLISSRAIYPYHVLREKSGARVAQAEHTVIVEADGCSIIT; this is encoded by the coding sequence ATGATAGAGATGTACCAAAAAGCAGGCAAAATTGTGAAAGACGTTAGAGAACTCGCAGTTAGTGAAGTTCATGAAGGAATGAAAGTTTTAAGTCTAGTAAACCTCATTGAATCAGAAATCATTAAAAGAGGAGGTTTCCCCGCCTTTCCCTGCAACATATCCATCAATGAAGTCACTGCCCATTACACCTCACCTGCTGGTGATGAAACCATCTTAAAAGATGGAGATCTAGTTAAAATAGACTTGGGAGCCCATGTTGATGGTTTCATAGCCGATTCAGCCACTAGTGTGATTATTGGTTCAGGAGATGGTCATTACCAGTCTGGAGATAAGGTTTACACCCTGGAAAAACAGACAAAACTAATTGAAACCGCTAACCAAGCCCTAGAAGTTGCTATCAGTAATGTCCGTGCTGGTGCGGAGGTGGGTAAAATCGGGGAGGCTGTGGAAGAATATGTTAAATCCCAGGGACTTCTACCAGTGGCTAACCTCACCGGCCACAGTATGGATCAGTGGATACTGCACTCCGGATTGTCCATACCCAACGTAAAAGAACAAAACCACCACCAATTAGAAGAAGGAGACATACTGGCCATTGAACCATTCGTAACTGATGGCATAGGTGTAGTGGGAGATATGAAAGATACATTTATTTTCAGATTCCTTCGTGACCGGCCATTACGTCTAGCACCCGCCAGAAAGTTACTTGAAGTCATTAAATTAAAATACGCTAACCTTCCTTTTGCCCAGAGATGGTTAAATGAAGAACCCGGCATCCGCCAGTTAAAACCTGCCATGAGGCAGCTTATTTCTTCCCGGGCAATTTATCCCTACCATGTGCTCCGCGAGAAAAGTGGTGCCAGGGTGGCTCAGGCTGAACACACGGTTATTGTGGAAGCCGATGGATGCTCGATTATAACCTGA
- a CDS encoding membrane protein, translated as MADTVSISQNVFLLIIAVIALVAVIVIVLQWRRVREAQSNVTFLEKQAELKKIELVERDLESKRLMENVIPLPKDQQERLSQIRGETSKMMQKVGFLHSEINERVTRLETRAEYEKLQKLLDDIEKKEAEMNKKGKVKGGK; from the coding sequence ATGGCAGACACGGTAAGTATTTCACAAAATGTTTTTTTGTTGATTATTGCAGTAATTGCCCTGGTGGCAGTGATTGTAATTGTATTGCAATGGAGAAGGGTTAGAGAAGCCCAAAGTAACGTAACATTCCTTGAAAAACAGGCAGAACTTAAAAAAATCGAACTGGTGGAACGTGATCTGGAATCCAAGAGATTAATGGAAAATGTTATACCGCTACCCAAGGATCAGCAGGAACGGCTTTCCCAGATAAGAGGTGAAACATCCAAAATGATGCAAAAGGTGGGATTCCTGCACAGTGAAATTAATGAAAGAGTCACCCGTCTGGAAACACGTGCCGAGTATGAAAAGCTTCAGAAACTCCTGGATGATATTGAGAAAAAAGAAGCCGAGATGAATAAAAAAGGGAAAGTTAAAGGAGGTAAATAG
- a CDS encoding DUF1622 domain-containing protein — protein sequence MFPEIVYYISYSLALFGAILVFYGGIRAVIKVIARELRRSSEGYNDIRLDFTTKIVLGLEFFIAADLIKSILQPTLNDVIVLAVIVAIRTVVGYSLNSELKELSEVK from the coding sequence ATGTTTCCAGAGATAGTATATTACATTTCTTATTCTTTAGCCCTATTTGGGGCTATTTTAGTTTTTTATGGGGGTATAAGGGCAGTAATCAAGGTTATTGCCCGAGAACTCCGCCGGAGTTCTGAAGGGTACAATGATATCCGACTGGATTTCACCACCAAGATCGTTTTGGGTTTGGAATTTTTCATTGCAGCTGACCTCATCAAGAGCATACTGCAACCAACCCTGAACGACGTCATTGTTCTGGCGGTGATCGTTGCCATACGAACGGTGGTAGGTTATTCTTTAAATTCAGAATTGAAGGAATTATCTGAGGTTAAATGA
- a CDS encoding DUF308 domain-containing protein, whose amino-acid sequence MQKNTLAIVLIILGIIVLAFPLAGVVPLSVLTGIGVAFLGIGLLLAGFSDRVESSGLGLLEIVLGLIALVLGLGFVLNPGLFSFVAGLLIYIAGLFLVIIGVVALFTKAGGSRWNGVVAIIIGLIYLVFGYLVSDPFYLGILIGIWLLLTGILMYFQKD is encoded by the coding sequence ATGCAAAAGAACACCCTGGCCATAGTACTGATTATTTTGGGTATAATAGTTTTGGCCTTCCCACTGGCAGGAGTAGTTCCATTGAGTGTTTTAACCGGTATTGGTGTGGCCTTTTTAGGTATTGGCCTATTATTAGCTGGTTTTTCTGACAGAGTGGAGAGCAGCGGCTTGGGACTTCTGGAGATAGTGCTGGGTCTTATCGCCCTGGTGCTGGGTCTTGGATTTGTCTTAAATCCGGGATTATTCAGCTTCGTGGCAGGATTACTGATTTATATTGCAGGATTGTTCCTGGTTATCATCGGTGTAGTTGCCCTGTTCACTAAAGCTGGTGGTAGTCGCTGGAACGGAGTAGTAGCCATAATAATCGGGCTTATTTACCTGGTCTTCGGATATCTGGTTTCTGACCCATTCTACCTGGGAATACTAATCGGTATCTGGCTATTATTAACCGGAATATTGATGTACTTCCAGAAGGACTAA
- a CDS encoding DedA family protein — MLTSILTGLEGFIVSYGPWAVFGGSILEQVVTPIPSSVVVLGASFFLMKGVAMSAGSLQTMFFNISIPAALGVTLGSLLYYGISYKIGIPFVERAGKYLGVSVEDLEGVEKRVKESRYENLFLFTARCVPVIPSIAISLFCGLIRYNPRNYVLITFFGAMVQASILGIIGWQFGNFYLTLSEGLSFIDNIILVVLVLVVVIFVLKKRSEKTRD; from the coding sequence ATGTTAACTAGTATTTTAACCGGTTTAGAAGGATTCATAGTCAGTTATGGGCCATGGGCAGTGTTTGGGGGTTCTATACTGGAACAGGTAGTGACTCCCATTCCCTCCAGTGTGGTAGTTCTGGGGGCCAGCTTCTTCCTAATGAAGGGAGTGGCTATGTCGGCAGGATCGCTGCAAACCATGTTCTTTAACATAAGCATTCCTGCAGCCTTGGGAGTAACCCTGGGTTCACTTTTATACTATGGAATAAGCTATAAAATCGGCATCCCCTTTGTTGAACGTGCCGGAAAATATCTGGGGGTTTCAGTAGAGGATCTGGAAGGTGTGGAGAAGCGTGTAAAGGAAAGCAGATATGAAAACCTGTTTCTTTTCACTGCCCGGTGTGTACCGGTGATCCCCAGTATAGCAATCAGTCTGTTCTGTGGTTTGATACGATACAACCCGCGTAATTACGTGTTAATAACGTTTTTCGGAGCGATGGTTCAGGCATCAATTTTGGGAATCATCGGATGGCAATTTGGAAACTTTTATCTTACCCTATCTGAGGGATTATCCTTTATAGATAATATAATCCTCGTAGTTCTGGTATTGGTGGTTGTTATCTTTGTATTGAAAAAAAGAAGTGAAAAAACGAGGGATTAA
- a CDS encoding carboxymuconolactone decarboxylase family protein, with protein sequence MSTIDENCEIDVEEILDKINSYFGFVPKIFQVLSENPPVLKAYFDKMEVMMVDDVLPPLTKEFVSIGAAAALGSPHCLNTHLEVAREFGASPEQLLLAIVLGTTITETTALSKSLRTYEEFVGQ encoded by the coding sequence GTGAGTACCATTGATGAAAATTGCGAGATAGATGTAGAAGAAATACTGGATAAAATAAACAGTTACTTTGGTTTTGTGCCCAAAATATTCCAGGTTTTATCAGAAAATCCGCCTGTTTTAAAGGCTTACTTTGATAAAATGGAAGTTATGATGGTGGATGATGTTTTACCACCATTAACCAAGGAATTTGTGTCTATTGGGGCAGCGGCCGCCCTGGGATCACCCCACTGTCTTAACACCCATCTGGAAGTGGCCCGGGAATTCGGGGCATCCCCCGAACAACTACTACTGGCAATAGTTCTGGGAACGACCATTACCGAAACCACAGCCCTGTCAAAATCCCTAAGAACTTACGAAGAATTTGTTGGCCAATGA
- the dnaJ gene encoding molecular chaperone DnaJ: MADKRDYYEVLGVEKGATKKDIKKAYRKLAMEYHPDVSEDPEAGEKFKEISEAYAVLSDEEKRNTYDQYGHAGMNGFSQEDIFNNINFEDIFRGFGFGGSSGGGGGGFESIFDLFGFGGGRRNGPQQGDDVLYEMKITLEEASQGVEEDIEVPHKKTCPRCNGSKAEPGTESRTCDVCGGSGQVRQVQNTPLGQFATIRPCSACRGEGKIIDTPCHECHGKGIVRQKSTINVKIPAGVEDGSRLRVPGEGDVGKRGGPPGDLYVLIRVKPHQYFQREGANLHYEKPISFVQATLGDKVDVPTIDGEVELKIPAGTQTGTSFRIKGQGMPHLRWNGKGNLYVKVKVITPRKLSPRQKELLEEFADISGDEIYNEDKGFFDKVKDAISH, from the coding sequence ATGGCAGATAAGCGCGATTACTACGAAGTCCTGGGAGTGGAAAAGGGAGCCACCAAGAAAGATATTAAAAAGGCCTACCGTAAACTGGCCATGGAATATCACCCTGATGTGAGCGAAGACCCTGAAGCAGGTGAAAAATTCAAAGAAATCAGCGAAGCTTACGCCGTGCTTTCTGATGAAGAGAAAAGAAACACTTACGACCAGTACGGCCACGCAGGAATGAATGGATTCAGCCAGGAAGACATTTTCAACAATATAAACTTCGAAGACATCTTCCGAGGATTCGGCTTCGGAGGAAGTAGTGGTGGAGGTGGAGGTGGCTTTGAAAGCATATTCGACCTCTTTGGATTTGGAGGAGGCCGCCGCAACGGACCTCAACAGGGTGACGATGTACTATACGAAATGAAGATCACCCTGGAAGAGGCCTCCCAGGGAGTGGAAGAGGACATTGAAGTCCCCCACAAAAAAACCTGCCCCCGTTGTAATGGATCAAAAGCAGAACCCGGTACTGAAAGCCGGACCTGTGATGTCTGTGGTGGAAGTGGCCAGGTAAGACAGGTGCAGAACACTCCTCTGGGCCAGTTTGCCACTATACGCCCCTGCAGCGCCTGTCGTGGGGAAGGGAAAATAATAGACACCCCCTGCCATGAATGCCATGGTAAGGGTATTGTAAGACAAAAAAGCACCATCAATGTTAAAATACCCGCCGGGGTGGAAGATGGAAGCCGATTACGTGTTCCAGGTGAAGGTGATGTGGGTAAACGTGGCGGACCACCGGGGGATCTCTACGTCCTTATCCGGGTGAAACCCCACCAGTACTTCCAGAGGGAAGGAGCCAACCTCCATTACGAGAAACCAATCAGCTTTGTACAGGCCACCCTGGGAGATAAAGTAGATGTCCCCACCATCGATGGAGAGGTAGAGCTTAAAATACCCGCCGGAACCCAAACTGGAACCTCTTTCCGCATAAAAGGTCAGGGGATGCCCCATCTAAGATGGAATGGTAAGGGAAACCTTTACGTGAAAGTCAAAGTAATCACTCCCCGAAAACTCAGTCCACGCCAAAAAGAACTCTTAGAAGAGTTTGCAGACATCAGTGGAGATGAAATCTATAATGAAGACAAAGGATTTTTTGATAAGGTAAAAGATGCCATAAGTCACTGA